One region of Syntrophobacter fumaroxidans MPOB genomic DNA includes:
- a CDS encoding 5' nucleotidase, NT5C type: protein MTGHSEIRFSPSELAFDIDGVVADTMEVFVRLAHGRYGLTYLTKEHLGCYNLYQCLDLEKEVIDDLICLTLDDEHTLQIPPVSDAPEVLTELSRHGPLRFVTARIWPESIIRWLHMTLSEVSANDIKVVATGTPEAKLKVLKDLGVRCFVEDRLETCRMLANEGIQPLVFDQPWNRTFLDDEFPRVRNWSQLRQWVLPRNGELL from the coding sequence ATGACCGGCCATTCTGAAATCCGCTTTTCACCGTCCGAACTCGCCTTCGATATCGACGGGGTTGTCGCCGACACGATGGAGGTCTTCGTGCGGCTCGCTCACGGCCGTTACGGGCTGACCTATCTCACCAAGGAACATCTCGGGTGTTACAACCTGTATCAGTGCCTCGATCTCGAAAAGGAAGTCATCGACGACCTGATTTGCCTCACCCTCGATGACGAACACACGCTCCAGATTCCTCCCGTGAGCGACGCGCCCGAGGTCCTGACCGAATTGTCCAGGCATGGACCCCTGCGGTTCGTCACCGCGCGGATCTGGCCGGAAAGCATCATCCGCTGGCTCCACATGACCCTTTCCGAAGTGAGCGCCAACGATATAAAGGTTGTCGCCACCGGCACCCCCGAAGCCAAGCTGAAAGTTCTCAAGGATCTCGGCGTACGGTGCTTTGTGGAAGATCGCCTTGAAACTTGCAGAATGCTGGCCAATGAAGGCATTCAACCCCTCGTTTTTGACCAGCCCTGGAACCGAACTTTCCTGGACGACGAGTTCCCCCGCGTCAGGAACTGGTCGCAGTTGCGGCAATGGGTCTTGCCCCGGAACGGAGAACTGTTGTAG
- the minC gene encoding septum site-determining protein MinC encodes MSKNESLPIQVKAGREGFTLVIHQTAPFESILEYMTQRMSESQDFFGQSEISLDLRSRPLRTDEIAALCDLLTKSSKLKLVEVRLSDEVRFSLDRSRAAKEAAPAKRRSVPKDVEPVIVRNTCRSGARVVSATDCVVLGDVNPGAEIIAAGDIIVFGNLRGLAHAGATGDRSARIWALSIEPNQLRIADLVAVPPRGNKPVPKRYEIAEIRENQIAVSTM; translated from the coding sequence ATGAGTAAGAATGAATCTCTTCCCATACAGGTGAAAGCCGGTCGCGAAGGTTTTACCCTCGTGATTCACCAGACGGCTCCTTTCGAGTCCATTCTGGAATACATGACGCAGCGGATGTCGGAATCCCAGGACTTTTTCGGTCAGTCCGAAATATCCCTGGATCTTCGGTCGAGGCCGTTGCGCACCGATGAAATCGCGGCGCTCTGCGATTTGCTGACGAAAAGCTCGAAACTGAAACTGGTTGAAGTGCGATTGAGCGATGAGGTCCGGTTTTCGCTGGACAGAAGCCGTGCGGCCAAAGAGGCGGCCCCGGCGAAACGGCGGTCGGTGCCGAAAGACGTGGAACCGGTCATCGTGCGCAATACCTGTCGATCGGGGGCCCGAGTGGTATCAGCCACGGATTGCGTGGTCCTGGGAGACGTGAACCCGGGAGCTGAAATCATCGCCGCCGGTGACATCATCGTGTTCGGCAACCTCAGGGGATTGGCCCATGCCGGGGCCACGGGGGACCGTTCCGCGCGGATCTGGGCGCTGAGCATCGAACCGAATCAGCTCCGTATTGCGGACCTCGTCGCCGTCCCGCCCCGTGGGAACAAGCCGGTTCCCAAGAGATACGAGATCGCCGAGATTCGCGAGAACCAGATCGCAGTGAGCACGATGTAG
- the minD gene encoding septum site-determining protein MinD has protein sequence MAGKVIVVTSGKGGVGKTTTVANIGTTLAKKKHSVVMIDADIGLRNLDVVMGLENRIVYNLVDIIEGKCRKQQAMIRDRKLANLYIIPAAQTREKNAVQPEQMKSLCAELAEEFDYVLIDCPAGIEQGFRNAVAGAQTALIVTTPEVSAIRDADRVIGLLEAGLLRDIHLIVNRLNQRMVKKGDMMSTADIVSLLAVPLLGVVPESEEVVISTNRGVPLVHDRGSRAGIAFQKIAARLNGEQIPIEEENGNGFISRMKRFIWS, from the coding sequence ATGGCTGGAAAAGTGATTGTCGTGACCTCCGGCAAAGGCGGCGTCGGCAAGACAACTACCGTTGCCAATATAGGAACGACGCTGGCGAAGAAGAAACACAGCGTCGTCATGATCGATGCGGACATCGGGTTGCGCAACCTGGACGTCGTCATGGGACTCGAGAATCGCATCGTCTACAATCTGGTGGACATCATCGAGGGAAAATGCCGCAAGCAGCAGGCGATGATCCGCGACCGCAAACTGGCCAATCTCTACATCATCCCGGCGGCACAGACGCGCGAAAAGAACGCGGTGCAACCGGAGCAGATGAAGAGCCTGTGCGCTGAACTGGCCGAGGAATTCGACTACGTTCTCATCGACTGTCCCGCGGGTATCGAACAGGGGTTCCGAAATGCCGTGGCGGGGGCTCAGACGGCTTTGATCGTCACCACGCCGGAGGTCTCGGCCATTCGGGATGCCGACCGCGTCATCGGGCTGCTCGAGGCGGGACTTCTCCGGGACATTCACCTGATCGTCAACCGGTTGAATCAACGCATGGTCAAAAAAGGCGACATGATGTCGACAGCCGATATCGTGAGTCTCCTCGCGGTGCCGCTGCTGGGGGTGGTTCCGGAAAGCGAGGAGGTGGTGATTTCCACCAACCGCGGCGTGCCGCTGGTACATGATCGGGGGAGCAGGGCCGGAATTGCTTTCCAGAAAATCGCGGCTCGACTCAATGGGGAGCAGATTCCCATCGAGGAAGAGAATGGAAACGGTTTCATTTCCCGCATGAAGCGATTCATCTGGAGCTAG
- the minE gene encoding cell division topological specificity factor MinE: MLKAIRRFFGEKASGQVARRRMQVVLMHDRMDLTPDIMEALRNDILAVISRYMEIDSRSIRVDLEQGKEYMALVSNIQIKRVYRKAAPDIRS; encoded by the coding sequence ATGCTGAAAGCAATCCGGAGGTTCTTTGGGGAAAAGGCTAGCGGTCAGGTCGCCCGCCGACGCATGCAGGTGGTTCTCATGCACGACCGGATGGACCTGACACCCGATATCATGGAAGCACTGCGCAATGATATCCTGGCGGTGATTTCGAGGTACATGGAAATCGACAGCCGGAGCATCCGGGTGGACCTCGAGCAGGGCAAGGAATATATGGCTCTCGTTTCAAACATCCAAATAAAGCGCGTCTACCGGAAGGCCGCCCCTGACATTCGATCCTAG
- a CDS encoding MoaD/ThiS family protein has translation MALRVFLAATLRRYVPGYDGAVGCALEIRRGSCVRDVAKAFGVPEDEVKLILVNGIGSNWDTVLEGDERVALFPPVGGG, from the coding sequence ATGGCCCTCAGAGTCTTTCTTGCCGCAACGTTGCGCAGGTACGTTCCCGGATATGACGGTGCCGTCGGATGTGCCCTGGAAATTCGTCGGGGTTCCTGCGTGCGGGATGTGGCAAAAGCGTTCGGTGTACCCGAGGATGAGGTGAAACTGATCCTTGTGAACGGCATCGGCTCGAACTGGGACACCGTTCTCGAAGGCGACGAACGGGTGGCCCTGTTTCCGCCGGTCGGCGGCGGCTGA
- a CDS encoding transcriptional coactivator p15/PC4 family protein, producing the protein MAKEAKTVYSFPKNPLEEVRASLTVFKGKDYVDLRIYYKGDDGEYHPSKKGLTLSLDLFSELEESVRKLAEAIGE; encoded by the coding sequence ATGGCGAAAGAAGCGAAGACGGTCTACTCGTTCCCCAAGAATCCCCTCGAGGAGGTTCGCGCCTCCCTGACGGTCTTCAAAGGCAAGGACTACGTAGACCTGAGGATTTATTACAAGGGAGACGACGGCGAATACCATCCTTCCAAGAAAGGCCTGACGCTTTCCCTGGACCTGTTCTCGGAGCTCGAGGAGAGCGTGCGCAAACTCGCAGAGGCCATAGGCGAGTGA
- a CDS encoding 4Fe-4S dicluster domain-containing protein, which translates to MSNRVDPNLMKDLEAFGLKDAAKCYNCGTCTAVCPLSTPDNPFPRKMVRYAQLGQKDKILASPEPWLCYYCGDCSTRCPRGAEPGETMMVMRRYLTSLYDWTGFARKFYTSEKFEIMAVSIVGLLVGIGLLIFNTGKPNWEHAYLNSLWPAHSIEIADLVMAAILSFLLLSNVFRCFKAVMGDLAFKIPLKMYAGEVKELLIHTLTQKRFGLCTDKKQWFVHLMIMTGYASVFLLVVVFIRWFQRDAEIYPIWHPIRLVGYYSTFAIMYGTTYAIIGRLKKSKPPYKNSHGTDWMFLILLQLTTMTGIFIHFTRLLDWPLPTYALYIIHMMVAIPMLVLEVPFAKWAHLAYRPVVLFLLKVKEKYLAAEPVAAPALAVDKAAVAE; encoded by the coding sequence TGGAGGCCTTCGGACTGAAGGATGCCGCCAAGTGTTATAATTGCGGAACCTGTACGGCGGTGTGTCCGCTATCGACGCCGGACAATCCTTTTCCGAGGAAAATGGTCAGGTATGCGCAACTTGGGCAGAAGGACAAGATCCTCGCGTCCCCGGAACCCTGGCTCTGCTACTACTGCGGCGACTGCTCCACTCGATGCCCGCGAGGCGCCGAACCGGGCGAAACAATGATGGTCATGCGCCGTTATCTCACTTCCCTGTACGACTGGACGGGGTTCGCTCGCAAGTTCTACACTTCCGAGAAATTCGAAATCATGGCGGTCTCCATCGTCGGATTGCTGGTCGGAATCGGCCTTCTGATTTTCAACACGGGCAAGCCCAACTGGGAACATGCCTACCTCAATTCCTTGTGGCCGGCGCACAGTATCGAAATCGCAGACCTTGTCATGGCCGCGATCTTGTCGTTCCTGCTTCTGAGCAACGTCTTCCGATGCTTCAAAGCCGTAATGGGGGATCTGGCGTTCAAGATTCCCCTGAAGATGTACGCCGGCGAGGTCAAGGAGCTCTTGATTCACACCTTGACCCAGAAACGCTTCGGGCTTTGCACGGATAAGAAACAGTGGTTCGTGCACCTGATGATCATGACCGGGTATGCTTCGGTGTTCCTGCTGGTTGTCGTCTTCATTCGGTGGTTCCAGCGGGATGCGGAAATCTACCCGATCTGGCATCCCATCAGGCTCGTGGGATACTACTCGACCTTTGCCATCATGTACGGCACGACCTACGCCATCATCGGCCGTTTGAAAAAGAGCAAGCCCCCGTACAAGAATTCCCATGGAACCGACTGGATGTTCCTGATTCTTTTGCAGCTGACCACAATGACCGGTATCTTCATCCACTTCACCCGCCTCCTCGACTGGCCCTTGCCCACCTACGCCCTCTACATCATCCACATGATGGTGGCCATCCCGATGCTGGTCCTGGAAGTGCCGTTCGCCAAATGGGCGCACCTTGCCTACAGGCCCGTGGTGCTCTTCCTGCTGAAAGTGAAGGAAAAATACCTGGCGGCGGAACCGGTTGCGGCCCCCGCTCTTGCCGTGGACAAGGCGGCAGTGGCGGAATAA